The proteins below come from a single Benincasa hispida cultivar B227 chromosome 4, ASM972705v1, whole genome shotgun sequence genomic window:
- the LOC120075315 gene encoding type IV inositol polyphosphate 5-phosphatase 3-like isoform X6, whose protein sequence is MRHNSKNQPQLFWPRVVLRKWLNISAKESDYSADTEDDEDVNSSDSETEDVLPRLRRRNSETFRTQYINTKELRICVGTWNVGGKLPPEDLDIDGWIDTNEPADIYVLGLQEIVPLNAGNIFGAEDSRPIARWEDIIRETLNRVRPATTKIKCFSDPPSPSKFKPSDDIPDLEEEILQESDSDIGEEVHPCDEEFFGKENVDGLVGDTNLSLKFPLSELSANTKSGILVEQDLVRQYSSPKRLDRLNCLRTEDSTENDEAVLLQNRRLTKMLSGSERIGLCWPEPPLHLLPHNVLERPNSFKSIRSFKTSKSFVAYNSFKSTMNEMPSGIALLGEIDLESLLKRKRRPSYVRIVSKQMVGIFLTIWVRRSLRRHIQNVNVSTVGVGVMGYIGNKGSISVSMSIYQTLFCFICTHLTSGEKEGDELKRNADVSEIHRRTQFHPLNGIGFPKIIHDHERIIWLGDLNYRINLSYEKTRELISRKEWSKLAENDQLLWELKKGRAFDGWTEGNLTFAPTYKYENNSEKYYGEDPKVGRRTPAWCDRILSYGKGLKLCNYRRTEIKFSDHRPVTATYVAEVEVFCPRKLQRALTFTDAEIENEEVAMDVY, encoded by the exons ATGTGCTGCCgaggttgagaagaagaaaTTCAGAAACATTTAGGACACAATATATCAACACAAAAGAACTCAG AATATGTGTTGGGACTTGGAATGTTGGAGGAAAACTACCTCCTGAAGATCTAGATATTGATGGCTGGATAGATACCAATGAGCCGGCTGATATCTATGTCCTTGG TCTCCAGGAGATTGTCCCATTGAATGCTGGAAATATATTTGGTGCTGAAGACAGTCGCCCAATTGCAAGGTGGGAAGATATTATCCGCGAAACATTGAATAGGGTTAGACCTGCTACAACCAAGATTAAGTGCTTTAGTGATCCACCATCTCCATCAAAGTTTAAGCCATCTGACGACATCCCAGATTTAGAGGAGGAGATTCTGCAGGAAAGTGATAGTGACATTGGTGAGGAAGTGCATCCATGTGATGAAGAATTCTTTGGCAAGGAAAATGTCGATGGACTAGTAGGTGATACAAATCTAAGCTTGAAATTCCCACTTTCTGAACTTTCTGCAAATACCAAATCAGGGATACTTGTAGAACAGGATTTAGTGAGGCAATATTCTTCTCCAAAGAGATTGGATCGGTTAAATTGCTTACGAACTGAAGACAGCACAGAGAATGACGAGGCTGTCTTACTACAGAACAGAAGACTAACTAAAATGCTTAGTGGGTCAGAAAGGATTGGTCTGTGTTGGCCCGAGCCTCCACTACACTTACTACCCCACAATGTTTTAGAGAGACCTAACTCATTTAAATCAATAAGATCGTTTAAAACATCCAAGTCCTTTGTTGCATATAATTCTTTCAAGTCAACCATGAATGAAATGCCATCAGGGATTGCTTTGCTTGGAGAAATTGATCTTGAGTCTCTCCTAAAACGAAAGAGAAGACCCTCATATGTTAGAATAGTAAGTAAACAAATGGTTGGTATTTTCCTCACAATATGGGTTCGTAGGAGTTTGCGAAGGCACATTCAGAATGTAAATGTATCTACTGTTGGTGTTGGTGTAATGGGCTACATTGGCAACAAG GGATCCATATCTGTCAGCATGTCCATATATCAGACCCTATTTTGCTTTATATGCACTCACCTGACTTCAGGTGAAAAGGAGGGAGATGAACTTAAAAGAAATGCTGACGTGAGTGAAATACATCGAAGAACTCAATTCCATCCACTTAATGGTATTGGGTTTCCTAAAATAATCCACGACCACGA GCGGATAATCTGGTTGGGTGATCTAAATTACCGCATCAACTTGTCTTATGAGAAGACAAGAGAGCTTATCTCGAGAAAAGAGTGGTCCAAATTAGCTGAGAATGACCAG TTATTGTGGGAGCTTAAAAAGGGTCGTGCATTTGATGGATGGACTGAGGGAAACCTAACTTTTGCTCCGACCTATAAATACGAGAACAATTCAGAGAAGTATTACGGCGAAGATCCAAAAGTTGGAAGGCGTACTCCAGCATG GTGTGACCGTATACTTTCATACGGAAAGGGATTGAAATTGTGCAATTATAGGAGAACTGAAATTAAATTCTCTGATCATAGACCAGTGACAGCCACCTATGTGGCCGAGGTCGAGGTTTTCTGTCCCCGTAAGCTACAGCGAGCTCTAACATTTACAGATGCAGAGATCGAAAATGAGGAAGTAGCAATGGATGTATACTGA